The Desulfovibrio sp. DNA window TGCTCAACCACATGCCCAAACTGCTCGCCGCAACCGGGGCACGGCAGCCACAGGGCATCCTGCCCCTCGCCGCCAAAAACCTTGCCGCAGGCCGAACAGCGCAAGCGTAGAGGAAGCTCGTTGAGCTCCAGCCGCGCGCCCTCGTGCGGGGTTCCGTGCACCATGGTTTCAAAACAGAATTGCAGCGATTCGGGCACAACTCCAGAAAGCGAGCCGTAGGTCACGCTCACAACTTCCAGGCGGGTGCAGCCCTGACGGGCTATTTCATCCTCTGCCATCTGCAACAGGCTTTGCGCTATGGACATTTCGTGCATTGGGTCATGCTAGCCCAAAGACCCGGTTCCGTAAAGGCCAGAAGCGAATCTTGCTATTCGACACAAATAATGTACATTTTGCCCATGCGTCGCTCAAAATTTTCTGGCGTCTTCTCTTTCTCTGCCGACTGGACAGCTAGCCGCAGCAAAACGCACTTCTTCGTCTGGGAACTTCCTGACGGAGCATACGCAGTGCAAGAGCTCAACGCCGCGTTCCAGCCTGTTGCAGAAGTGGAACGTATTAGCGCCAAATCATTTCTCCGCGAATTCAAGGCAGAGCCCAACATTCTGGCTATGCCTGTGGTTACGCCGGATTTAAGCCATTTTGAGGCGAGACCGGTCGCGCCCCAGCCCGATGCCAGTTCGTCTGCCCCCCAACCCGTGCGCAAAACAGCGGAAGTCCCAGCTGCCAACCCCGGTTTTGCCCCTCTCGAAATGGCCAAGCCCAAAGGGAAACTGCCCGATTCCGTACAGGTTGTAACGGGCAAGGCCGATCAGGCCCCCCTGCCCTTTCCCACGCGCGCAGCCACGGGTGTCACCGCCGTACGCTACGAAGAAGGCCAGCCCCCGGCTGCACCAGCCGCGCAGGCTGTTCAGGCCGGCCCCAAAAAGGCCTATGACCTGGAAGCCGCCCGCAAGGCCAAGGTGGTGGAAACCAAGCTGAGGGAAACATTCCGGCAAACCCTGCTACGCCTCAAGCGCCCGCGCGAACGCAAGGCCGCTCTGCTAGCCCTTGAGCAGCTGGCGCACACCAAGGAAGGGATCACGCCCTCGCACAAGCACATGTTTCGCGATTTTGGCGTTCGTCTGCGTCAAAACTCACAGCCAGACCTGGCCCTGCTGTTTTCACGCAAGGCAGTGGAACTGGCCCCCGAAGACGATCACGCCCACTTCAACCTGGCACGCATTCTGTGTTCACTTGGCATGTACGATGAAGCCGCAGCCCATGTTGCTGCGGCCCTGAGCGTGTCGAGCGAAGAGCCTCTCTACTTCAAGCTGTTGGAACATATCCGCGAGCTCAAGCAGGCGCGTAGCGCGGCCAAGGCCGCGCGTCAGCGCTGAGCGGCTGTTTCAACCCAAGTCATTGGCAGGAGCCTTTCGGCATGAACAAAGTTATTCTCAGTCTTCTTGTGGCTGTCTGCGTTCTGGGCATGGCGCTTATCATGCTTAACGAACGCCTCCGCAAGCCCGAACCCGCAACCCCTGCTGGCATTATCGCGCCAGTTACCCCGCCTGATGCGGCCCCGCCCGTTGGGGCAGGCAGCCCCGTTGCCGCTCCCAATGTCGCAGGCGGCCCAGGTACCAGCATGCAACCTCAGCCCTATCTGCCCCCGCAATCGCAGGCTGGCATTCCAGACCGAAATGCCAGCAGCGAGGCCCCGGCCCGAGCGCCCATTCCCAGCCTGAAACAGGACGAGAAAAGCGCCCCAGTCAGCAGTCTTGCATCGTCCGACCCGCAGCCTGCAGTGGCCAAGCCGGTGGTACAGCCCAAGCCCGTTACTCCGGTTACCGAAAAAACCACGGCTGCGGCTGAACCCACCAAGGAAAAGGCCGCCAAGGCCGCTCCCCAGCACAAGACCATCACCAAGTTTGTGGTGCTTGCGCGTGACAAGGGCGCCACTGTGCGTCTGGTGGGAGCTGCCCCCATTGTATACAAAAACATGCAGCTCAGCGGACCGGACCGTCTGGTTATCGACCTTGACGGCAAGTGGCAGATCAAGGCTCCGGGCGTACCCAAGAACCCTGCGGTTACCAACGTGCGCCTTGGTAAGGACAGCGACAAGACACGCATAGTCATTGACCTTTCGGGCAAGGTTCAGCCCAAATTTATTCTTTCCAAGGACGGTCACACGCTGGATATCCGGCTGGATCACTAGAAATTCTGCCTGCTGGAACAATAAAACCCCCGGCTGTTCATCGAACAGCCGGGGGTTTTTGCATGCTGCCCAAGGCAGTCTTTCAGCGCATGCCTAGCTTTCCATTTCCTTGCCGCGGGCATTGGCAGCCAGCACGGAATCCACCAGCAGGCCGATGAGCCCCTCGCGGTCAAGCACGTTCACACCGGCAATGGTCAGCCCGCCGGGTGAGCACACGTCGTCGCGCAGCTGCATGAGCGGCTTGGAGCTTTGCTCGACCATTGTGGCGCAGCCGCCAAAAAGAGCCGCAACCATATCGCGCGATTCTTTGTGCTGAAAGCCAAGGGTAACCCCTGCCTGCACCAGCCCCTGCATCATGGCAAACACGTAGGCCGGACCTGCGCCAATGAGAGCCGAGAAAGCCGTAAACTTGCTTTCAGACAGCTCCACGCACACGCCAAGTGCGTTAAAAAACGCCAGCACATCGGACTTGCGTGCATCGGGCAGGGTGGGGTCTTCAAAGCACAGGGCAAAAACACCCTTGCCCACCAGAGCCGGAGTGTTGGGCATGCAGCGCACCACAGGGCAACGGCCTTCCACTGCGTCGCTCAGCCGCTGGCGGCTCACACCGGCAGCAACCGAAACCACGGTCTTTTCAACCGTCAGCCCCGGGCGCATCTGCTCCAGCACTTCAGCAGCCTGATAGGGCTTGACGCCCAATACCAGCACGTCGGCGGCCTGCGCCACGGCCAGGGGGCTTTCAAGCACGCGTACGCCAAGCTCTTCAAGAGGGCGCATGCGCGCAGCGGTTCTGTTGTATCCACACAGACTGTAACCACCCTTATGGGCAAGACCGGCCATGATGGCCCCGCCCATATTGCCGCAACCGACGCAACCGATAGTGAGCGCCATAGTATTACTCCGTGATTTCCAGGCCGCTGAAGAAGTAGCCTATTTCAAAAGCCGCGGTTTCAGCGGCGTCCGAACCGTGTACAGCATTGGCTTCCAGGCTTTGGCCATACTTGTGACGCATGGTTCCGGGTTCGGCCTGAGCCGGATTGGTGGCCCCCATAAGGGCACGCCAACGCGGAACAGCGTCTTCGCCGCGCAGCACAACGCAAACCACAGGGCCGGAGGACATGTATTCGGTCAGGCTGTCAAAGAAGGGGCGTTCCTTGTGCACAGCGTAAAAGCCGGCGGCCTGCGCCTTGGAAAGGTGCAAGCGCTTGAGAGCCACGATCTTGAGGCCGGAAGCTTCCATGGCAGCCAGAATTTCCCCGGTCAGATTGCGCGAAACTGCGTCAGGCTTGATAATGGCGAAAGTGGATTGCATGCTTACTCCTATTCCATATTATTGTTGAGGGAATGGGTACCTGCCGCAGCAGCGGCATTGTCCTGGGCCAGTTTCCAGATGATGCGCCGCAGTGGCACAACCGCCGCACCTTCCCTGTCCTCCCACTGGCGCAGGGCGCTCAGGGTTTCGGGATAGGGATGACCAATGGCCACAGCCATACCTTTTGCGCGGGCGCGGGCTGCCGCCGCGTCCAGCGCTACAAGGATGGCCGCAGTGTCGCGGCGCGTATCCAGAAAAACATCGCGTGCAAGGGCAACCAGCCCGGCTTCTCTGGCGGCAAGCGCCAGCTTCGGGTCCGAACGCGTCACGCTGTCGAGCACGGCCAGCCCGTGGCCGTTCAACATGCCCACCAGCGTTCTGCACAGCGAAACATCGCCTGTAAAGGCTGATCCCATATGGTTATTCAGGCCAATCACCGTGGGCAGTGCCCGC harbors:
- the proC gene encoding pyrroline-5-carboxylate reductase; amino-acid sequence: MALTIGCVGCGNMGGAIMAGLAHKGGYSLCGYNRTAARMRPLEELGVRVLESPLAVAQAADVLVLGVKPYQAAEVLEQMRPGLTVEKTVVSVAAGVSRQRLSDAVEGRCPVVRCMPNTPALVGKGVFALCFEDPTLPDARKSDVLAFFNALGVCVELSESKFTAFSALIGAGPAYVFAMMQGLVQAGVTLGFQHKESRDMVAALFGGCATMVEQSSKPLMQLRDDVCSPGGLTIAGVNVLDREGLIGLLVDSVLAANARGKEMES
- a CDS encoding AMIN domain-containing protein, which translates into the protein MNKVILSLLVAVCVLGMALIMLNERLRKPEPATPAGIIAPVTPPDAAPPVGAGSPVAAPNVAGGPGTSMQPQPYLPPQSQAGIPDRNASSEAPARAPIPSLKQDEKSAPVSSLASSDPQPAVAKPVVQPKPVTPVTEKTTAAAEPTKEKAAKAAPQHKTITKFVVLARDKGATVRLVGAAPIVYKNMQLSGPDRLVIDLDGKWQIKAPGVPKNPAVTNVRLGKDSDKTRIVIDLSGKVQPKFILSKDGHTLDIRLDH
- a CDS encoding hydrogenase maturation nickel metallochaperone HypA, with the protein product MHEMSIAQSLLQMAEDEIARQGCTRLEVVSVTYGSLSGVVPESLQFCFETMVHGTPHEGARLELNELPLRLRCSACGKVFGGEGQDALWLPCPGCGEQFGHVVEQGRELYLNRLEAS
- a CDS encoding tetratricopeptide repeat protein gives rise to the protein MRRSKFSGVFSFSADWTASRSKTHFFVWELPDGAYAVQELNAAFQPVAEVERISAKSFLREFKAEPNILAMPVVTPDLSHFEARPVAPQPDASSSAPQPVRKTAEVPAANPGFAPLEMAKPKGKLPDSVQVVTGKADQAPLPFPTRAATGVTAVRYEEGQPPAAPAAQAVQAGPKKAYDLEAARKAKVVETKLRETFRQTLLRLKRPRERKAALLALEQLAHTKEGITPSHKHMFRDFGVRLRQNSQPDLALLFSRKAVELAPEDDHAHFNLARILCSLGMYDEAAAHVAAALSVSSEEPLYFKLLEHIRELKQARSAAKAARQR
- the ndk gene encoding nucleoside-diphosphate kinase; the encoded protein is MQSTFAIIKPDAVSRNLTGEILAAMEASGLKIVALKRLHLSKAQAAGFYAVHKERPFFDSLTEYMSSGPVVCVVLRGEDAVPRWRALMGATNPAQAEPGTMRHKYGQSLEANAVHGSDAAETAAFEIGYFFSGLEITE